In a single window of the Magnolia sinica isolate HGM2019 chromosome 7, MsV1, whole genome shotgun sequence genome:
- the LOC131251916 gene encoding disease resistance protein RGA2-like, translating to MADWIVSIVVEKLNTIVQDEVAWLLGVNDKFEEVSRMVTSIQGFLEDAESRRLKDKAVEIWVERVKDVAYDVDDVIEWTMEALISQAQVMEAQRSQEPVEVDGSSFSKKTVSSFFSPVTSFNHFVLRHRIKNKIEEVRGRLRDIAKEKNQLGLRADSGEGDSVDSDLRRGEIRERETSSLVNPLSVIGREGEKNEVLNLLLQEVTAVPLVISIVGMGGLGKTTLALLVYNDEKVKGHFDMRIWVCVSKDFDLKQIMKSIIKSAHVEFNGEDLDLDHLQIHLHKMLHGKRFLVVLDDVWSEDSEKWDRLRLPFKAGAQGSGIIVTTHSERVALAMGRSHIHKLPLLSYDDCWLLFSGRALEHRSAEERLELEEIGRKIVKKCGGVPLAVITIASTMHSRRTRVDWEFVFESDLWNLSDVLGGILPNLLLSYQELPPALKQCFIYCSIFPKDWRLEKDTMVKLWAAQGFIRSKGSTDLEEIGRLYFDDLLKLSLLQDAELDDDKKLLSCKMHDLVHDLAQSLAGSDYSVVEIRKQASLNLNDIRRHSFLIGSHEADEVASIWPTLYKAHKVRTLLLDAKISKVPDELFRHLKYLRVLDLSRTDMKKFPQTVLQLIRLRYLDLSRLIHLRYLDLSYTGIKKLPAWVSDCRNLQTLKLNGCGLLHKLPSGMGKMRSLRHLELKCHLTIDCTHHLRYLPQDIGRVTSLRTLTDFIVGGDDEGCKCGELKHLNNLHGRLQIFGLENVGSSQEAMEAELDKKQHLQALSLQYDYRRGEPSVDDVKKTEDVLESLRPHTNLKELDIWCYQGSKLPKWTEDLSNLVKVNLIYCCKFKQLPGLGKFPSLKYLTIRGMKEVRYVGDEFSGDNNNDGSGGGVSFPKLETLIFSEMPNWEEWELRGRDGEIMPSLLQLEINDCTKLKALPWNLPPSIKKLTLNISNDGMSSGGPLPVLPFLKNLVISRSPDLTSLPCAWLGQLKALERLEIHMCPRLRSMSLPEELQHLTMLRELKIEMCPLLEKRCQGGEEYRYTIAHIPNISIGHPSYQ from the coding sequence aTGGCCGATTGGATCGTCTCGATTGTAGTGGAAAAGTTGAACACCATCGTCCAAGATGAGGTGGCTTGGTTGTTGGGTGTCAATGACAAGTTTGAAGAGGTTTCCCGTATGGTCACCTCGATCCAAGGTTTTCTTGAAGACGCTGAGTCACGGCGTCTGAAGGATAAAGCGGTGGAAATCTGGGTGGAGAGGGTCAAAGACGTGGCGTACGATGTGGACGACGTGATAGAATGGACGATGGAAGCTCTCATATCACAAGCACAGGTGATGGAAGCTCAAAGATCACAAGAACCCGTTGAAGTTGATGGGTCCTCTTTCAGCAAGAAGACGGTAAGCAGTTTCTTCTCACCTGTTACTTCCTTCAATCATTTCGTGTTACGCCACAGAATTAAGAATAAGATAGAGGAGGTGAGGGGTAGATTACGTGATATCGCTAAAGAGAAGAATCAATTGGGTCTTAGAGCAGATAGTGGGGAGGGTGATAGCGTGGATAGTGACTTGAGGCGGGGTGAGATCAGAGAGCGAGAGACAAGCTCCCTAGTCAACCCACTATCAGTGATAGGTAGAGAAGGTGAAAAGAATGAAGTCCTAAACTTGCTGCTGCAGGAGGTAACTGCGGTGCCCTTGGTTATTTCTATCGTTGGAATGGGGGGGTTGGGCAAGACCACCCTTGCTCTGCTCGTCTACAACGATGAGAAAGTGAAGGGGCATTTTGACATGAGAATATGGGTATGTGTTTCTAAGGATTTTGATTTAAAACAGATTATGAAATCAATTATAAAATCTGCACACGTTGAGTTTAATGGTGAAGATTTAGACTTGGATCATTTGCAAATTCACCTCCATAAAATGTTGCATGGAAAACGATTCTTGGTTGTGCTCGACGATGTTTGGAGCGAAGACAGTGAGAAGTGGGACAGGTTGAGACTTCCCTTCAAAGCTGGTGCACAAGGTAGTGGAATCATTGTAACCACTCACAGTGAAAGGGTTGCTTTGGCAATGGGAAGAAGTCACATTCACAAACTGCCGCTCTTGTCCTATGATGACTGTTGGTTATTATTCAGTGGAAGAGCGCTTGAGCATCGGAGTGCAGAAGAGCGTCTGGAGTTGGAAGAGATAGGAAGGAAAATCGTAAAGAAGTGTGGAGGCGTGCCTCTCGCCGTAATTACAATAGCGAGTACCATGCACTCAAGAAGGACGAGAGTGGACTGGGAGTTTGTCTTCGAAAGCGACCTATGGAACTTAAGTGATGTCCTGGGAGGCATTTTACCAAATTTGTTACTTAGCTACCAGGAATTGCCTCCTGCTCTGAAGCAGTGCTTCATATACTGCTCTATTTTCCCAAAAGATTGGCGGTTAGAGAAAGATACGATGGTCAAGTTATGGGCCGCCCAAGGCTTCATCCGCTCCAAAGGAAGTACAGACCTGGAGGAAATTGGACGGCTGTATTTTGATGATTTACTAAAACTCTCATTACTCCAAGATGCAGAACTCGATGATGACAAAAAATTACTCAGttgcaagatgcatgatttagttcacGATCTCGCACAATCTCTTGCAGGAAGTGACTATTCGGTTGTGGAGATCAGAAAGCAAGCCTCGTTGAACCTAAACGATATTCGGCGCCATTCTTTTTTAATTGGCAGTCATGAAGCTGATGAAGTGGCTTCCATTTGGCccaccttgtataaggcccacaaGGTGCGGACGTTGCTACTAGATGCAAAAATCTCCAAGGTGCCAGACGAATTATTTCGTCATTTGAAATACCTTAGGGTCTTGGACTTGAGCCGCACTGACATGAAGAAATTTCCTCAAACAGTGCTACAGTTGATACGTTTGAGATATCTTGATTTATCACGGTTGATACATTTGAGATATCTTGATTTATCTTACACAGGCATAAAGAAGCTGCCAGCGTGGGTGAGCGATTGCCGAAATTTACAGACCCTGAAACTCAACGGCTGTGGTTTGCTGCACAAACTGCCTAGCGGGATGGGGAAAATGAGGAGCCTGAGACATCTGGAATTAAAATGTCATCTTACAATTGATTGTACTCACCATCTGAGGTACTTACCGCAGGATATAGGGAGAGTAACTAGCCTTCGGACATTAACAGATTTCATTGTGGGGGGTGACGACGAAGGATGTAAATGCGGAGAACTGAAACACCTCAATAATCTTCACGGAAGACTTCAAATTTTCGGCTTGGAGAATGTTGGGAGCAGTCAAGAAGCTATGGAGGCAGAACTGGATAAGAAGCAGCACCTTCAGGCTCTATCCTTGCAGTACGACTACAGACGTGGCGAACCATCGGTTGATGACGTTAAGAAGACAGAGGATGTGCTCGAAAGTCTCCGGCCCCACACAAACTTGAAAGAGTTAGATATATGGTGTTACCAAGGTTCCAAGCTTCCCAAGTGGACAGAGGATCTCTCCAATCTAGTCAAGGTGAATCTCATTTATTGTTGCAAGTTTAAACAACTGCCAGGTCTTGGTAAATTTCCGTCTCTTAAATACCTTACAATTCGGGGTATGAAAGAGGTGAGATACGTGGGTGATGAGTTTAGTGGGGATAATAACAATGACGGAAGTGGTGGTGGCGTCTCATTCCCCAAGCTGGAGACCCTCATCTTCTCTGAAATGCCAAACTGGGAAGAGTGGGAATTGAGAGGTAGAGATGGAGAGATTATGCCATCACTCCTCCAATTAGAAATAAATGACTGCACAAAGTTGAAGGCGTTGCCCTGGAACCTTCCACCTTCCATCAAGAAGCTCACTTTAAACATAAGCAATGATGGGATGTCATCAGGAGGGCCCTTGCCCGTACTTCCCTTCCTTAAGAATTTGGTGATTTCGAGGAGTCCTGATCTGACATCGCTCCCTTGTGCTTggttgggacaactcaaagccctcGAACGTCTGGAAATCCACATGTGCCCAAGGTTGAGGTCTATGTCATTACCAGAGGAGCTGCAACACCTCACCATGCTTCGAGAATTGAAAATAGAGATGTGTCCACTCTTAGAAAAGCGCTGCCAAGGAGGTGAAGAATATCGGTACACGATCGCCCACATCCCTAACATCAGCATTGGTCATCCTTCGTATCAGTAA
- the LOC131251920 gene encoding disease resistance protein RGA2-like, translating to MADWIVSIVVEKLNTILQNEVALLVGVTYKIEKLSRTFTLIQGFLEDGESRRLMDQEVEIWMERVKDVAYDVDDILEWTMEALISQVPAEGDGSSFSKQTVRSSFSLVTSFNHFVLRHKIGGRIKKTRKRLDSFSLVTSFNQFVLRHKIGGRIKETRKRLDSIAEEANQLFIKSDSGERKRECSEVRQDRNSKRETGSLGDRTAIVGREDDKNKILDLLLRNSEEMNEAPSIISIVGMDGLGKTTLSQLVYNDEKVIGHFNMRVWVSVSNYFGLQWIMKSIIRTVDTEFNGEHLGLDQLQLRLGEVLYGKRFLVVLDDVWSEDSKKWDKLRLPFNAGALGSRIIATTPSEDVGRAMGSTHIYRLPFLSYDDCWLLFSRRALEHRSVEERPELEEVGRKIVKKCGGLPLSVIAIASTMHSIRTRREWELVLESDIWNSSDVVGDILPNSLLRYQELPLALKQCFIYCSIFPKDWLLEEDTMVKLWVAQGFIRSDGSTDLEEIGSLCFKNLEYYQLLQYAGRDYDKNIFNYKMHDLGRYLAQSVAGSDYSVVKIREKALLNLNNIRHLLLIGDHDAEEMASIWPTLYKFHKLRTLLVDAKISEVPEKLFRHLKYLRVLDLSRTDMKKFPRTVPQLIHLRYLDLSSTGIEKLPAWVSDCGNLQTLRLNGCDLLHKLPRGMGKMRSLRHLELKCHLTIDSTHHLRYLPQGIGSLTSLRTLTDFIVGGDNEGCKCGELKHLNNLQGRLQIIGLENVGSSEEAMEAELDKKQHLQALSLQYDYRSGEPLGEDVKKAEDVLESLRPNANLDELDIWCYQGSKFPKWIEDRLFFNLVQVNLIYCCKCKQLPGLGKLPSLEKLTIRGMKEVRYVGDEFSGDDNNDKSDGGVSFPRLKTLIFSEMPNWEEWELRRGDGKVMRFLQELEINDCTKLKALPWNLPPSIKKLTLNISNDGMSSGGPLPVLPYLEILVISRSPDLTSLPCTWLGKLKALKRLEIHRCPRLKSLSLPEELQHLTKLQELKIAMCPLLEKRCQEGGEYRDKIAHIPYISIGLDLNDPA from the coding sequence atggcCGATTGGATTGTCTCGATTGTAGTGGAGAAGTTGAACACCATCCTCCAAAATGAAGTGGCTCTGTTGGTGGGTGTCACCTACAAGATTGAAAAACTTTCTCGTACGTTCACCTTGATCCAAGGTTTTCTTGAAGACGGTGAGTCGCGGCGTCTGATGGACCAAGAGGTGGAAATCTGGATGGAGAGGGTCAAAGACGTGGCGTACGATGTGGATGACATACTAGAATGGACGATGGAAGCTCTCATATCACAAGTACCTGCTGAAGGTGATGGGTCCTCTTTCAGCAAGCAGACGGTAAGGAGTTCCTTCTCACTTGTTACTTCCTTCAATCATTTCGTATTACGCCACAAAATTGGGGGTAGGATAAAGAAGACACGGAAAAGATTAGATTCCTTCTCACTTGTTACTTCCTTCAATCAATTCGTATTACGCCACAAAATTGGGGGTAGGATAAAGGAGACACGGAAAAGATTAGATTCTATCGCTGAAGAGGCGAATCAATTGTTTATTAAATCTGATAgcggagagaggaagagagagtgtAGTGAAGTGAGACAGGACAGAAACAGCAAGAGAGAAACAGGCTCCCTAGGCGACCGAACGGCAATTGTAGGCAGAGAAGatgacaaaaataaaatcctagacTTGCTGCTGAGGAATAGCGAAGAGATGAATGAGGCGCCCTCTATCATTTCTATAGTTGGAATGGATGGGCTGGGCAAGACCACCCTTTCTCAGCTCGTCTACAACGATGAGAAAGTAATAGGGCATTTCAACATGAGAGTGTGGGTATCGGTTTCTAACTATTTTGGTTTACAATGGATTATGAAATCAATTATAAGAACTGTGGACACTGagtttaatggtgaacatttagGCTTGGATCAATTGCAACTTCGCCTCGGTGAAGTGTTGTATGGAAAAAGATTCTTGGTTGTGCTCGACGATGTTTGGAGCGAAGACAGCAAGAAGTGGGACAAGTTGAGACTTCCCTTCAATGCCGGTGCACTAGGTAGTCGAATCATTGCAACCACTCCTAGCGAGGATGTTGGGCGGGCGATGGGAAGCACTCACATTTACAGACTGCCATTCTTATCCTATGATGACTGTTGGTTATTATTCAGTCGAAGAGCGCTTGAGCATCGGAGTGTAGAAGAGCGTCCGGAGTTGGAAGAGGTAGGAAGGAAAATCGTAAAGAAGTGTGGAGGCCTGCCTCTCTCAGTAATTGCAATAGCGAGTACCATGCACTCAATAAGGACGAGAAGGGAATGGGAGCTTGTCTTGGAAAGCGACATATGGAACTCAAGTGATGTCGTGGGAGACATTTTACCAAATTCGTTACTTAGATACCAGGAATTGCCTCTTGCTCTGAAGCAGTGCTTCATATACTGCTCTATTTTCCCAAAAGATTGGCTGTTAGAGGAAGATACGATGGTCAAGTTATGGGTCGCCCAAGGCTTCATCCGCTCCGATGGAAGTACAGACCTGGAGGAAATTGGAAGTCTGTGTTTTAAAAATTTAGAATACTACCAGTTACTCCAATATGCAGGACGCGATTATGACAAAAATATATTCAATTATAAGATGCATGATTTAGGTCGCTATCTCGCACAATCTGTTGCTGGAAGTGACTATTCAGTGGTGAAGATCAGAGAGAAAGCCTTGTTGAACCTAAACAATATTCGCCATTTACTTTTAATTGGCGATCATGATGCTGAAGAAATGGCTTCCATTTGGCCCACCTTGTATAAGTTCCACAAGTTGCGGACGTTGCTAGTAGATGCAAAAATCTCCGAGGTGCCAGAAAAACTATTTCGTCATTTGAAATACCTTAGGGTATTGGACTTGAGCCGCACTGACATGAAGAAATTTCCTCGAACAGTGCCACAGTTGATACATTTGAGATATCTTGATTTATCTTCCACAGGCATTGAGAAGCTGCCAGCGTGGGTGAGCGATTGCGGAAATTTACAGACCCTGAGACTCAACGGCTGTGATTTGCTGCACAAACTGCCTAGAGGGATGGGGAAAATGAGGAGCCTGCGACATCTGGAATTAAAATGTCATCTTACAATTGATAGCACTCACCATCTGAGGTACTTACCGCAGGGTATAGGGAGTCTAACTAGCCTTCGGACATTAACAGATTTCATTGTGGGGGGTGACAACGAAGGGTGTAAATGTGGGGAACTGAAACACCTCAATAATCTTCAAGGAAGACTTCAAATTATCGGCTTGGAGAATGTTGGGAGCAGTGAAGAAGCTATGGAGGCAGAACTGGATAAGAAGCAGCACCTTCAGGCTCTATCCTTGCAGTACGACTACAGAAGTGGCGAACCATTGGGTGAAGATGTTAAGAAGGCAGAGGACGTGCTCGAAAGTCTCCGGCCAAATGCAAACTTGGATGAGTTAGATATATGGTGTTACCAAGGTTCCAAGTTTCCCAAGTGGATAGAGGATCGGTTGTTCTTCAATCTAGTCCAGGTGAATCTCATTTATTGTTGCAAGTGTAAACAACTGCCGGGTCTTGGGAAACTTCCGTCCCTTGAAAAGCTTACAATTCGGGGTATGAAAGAGGTGAGATACGTGGGTGATGAGTTTAGTGGGGATGATAACAATGATAAAAGCGATGGTGGCGTCTCATTCCCCAGGCTGAAGACCCTCATCTTCTCTGAAATGCCAAATTGGGAAGAGTGGGAATTGAGACGTGGAGATGGAAAGGTGATGCGATTTCTCcaagaattagaaataaatgacTGCACAAAGTTAAAAGCATTGCCCTGGAACCTTCCACCTTCCATCAAGAAGCTCACTTTAAACATAAGCAATGATGGGATGTCATCAGGAGGGCCCTTGCCCGTACTTCCCTACCTTGAGATTTTAGTGATTTCGAGGAGTCCTGATCTGACGTCGCTCCCTTGTACTTGGTTGGGAAAACTCAAAGCCCTCAAACGTCTGGAAATCCATAGATGCCCAAGGTTGAAGTCTCTGTCTCTACCAGAGGAGCTGCAACACCTCACCAAGCTTCAAGAATTGAAAATAGCGATGTGTCCACTCTTAGAAAAGCGCTGCCAAGAGGGAGGAGAATATCGGGACAAGATTGCCCACATCCCTTACATCAGCATTGGTCTTGATTTGAATGATCCAGCCTAA